Part of the Mauremys mutica isolate MM-2020 ecotype Southern chromosome 1, ASM2049712v1, whole genome shotgun sequence genome is shown below.
ATTTCCCTGGGTTAATAGAGAAAGGGCCAGTTCAGTGCGCTCCTactttcttctgaagcagctgttACTCCTCACTATTGGAGACACAAAAATGGATGAAGATGAGAAACGGTGTGCTCTAATCTAGCAATTCGTATGTTCTTCTGAGTGAAAAATCCACTGCTTCtcctcagatggtataaattAATGTCACCTtatggaagtcagtggacctGAACTCATTTTACCCCAGCTAAGGAGCATGTCCTTAGTGATTTCTTTGGAGAAAAGTAAAGTTTTCTGTTTATTCATCAGCAATTATTGATGACTTCCAAGCTTTGGAAACCCGATGAGCCCTACTCTGACACTGGACTCAACGCATTTGCATGCAGAGGTTAAATTCAGAAATGAAAGGAAGTGATTACCATAATCCCAGGCCATGTCCTCTTTGAGAAATGTCTACAATGGACCCAGAATCGCAGGTGTCTATCATGGAAAGAGTGATGCTTATTCTAGTTGGTGTTTTTCAGATAATGTTTCTAGATAGGCGCTCAAAGGGACCAGTTTGGAGGGAAGCCTAGAAAGAGAAAATAGGAACAAATACATTGCCACATACATAGAGACTAAGGCCACTTCTCCTCTCTCTTGCCCGCCCCGTACAGACCTCGCTGCAATAGTCACCAAGCTTTGAAGCCTTTCTTCCATAGGCACTTGTACCTTCTTTTGACTCTAGTCCCTGttgtgtgtttcaggtttacctcCATCCCAGAAAGATGACTTGCTCCAGCCTGTGCTATCCAGAATGCGGAGTGGCCCGGCCCTGTCCGGTCACTGGTACCTGCAACGAGCCGTGCGTTAGGCAGTGCCAAGACTCTGAAGTGATCATCAGACCCTCACCAGTTGTCGTGACCCTCCCAGGACCCATTCTCAGCAATTTCCCTCAACACagtgcagtgggagctgcaggagcaccTGTGGTCGGACCCGGTTACGGAGGCTCATTCGGTTGGGGGGGATTGCACGGCTATGGAGGCCATTACGGAGGATTGTATGGTTTAGGTGGATATGGTGGTTACGGCGGCCGTtatggttatgggggattatgtGGTTATGGGGGATACTGCGGTTACCCAGGTGGTtatggttatgggggattatgtGGTTATGGGGGATACTGTGGTTACCCAGGCTTCTGTGGTTACGGAGGATTATGGGGATATGGGGGATATGGCCGTAGGTATCTCGGTGGATACTGTGGGTCATGCTAAACCCAGCAGGAACATCCGTGGAAAAAGGaagaaccaggaaatgaacagCCAGATACAGATACACCCCTGACCTTTTGGGCATGGCTTTCAGAAGTACTGGGCAAACAGGGCTCCAGCTGAACTaagtgggagctgtgtgtgctcagcaccttgggctGACAGCCATGCTGCCTTTCTAATGTTACGCTTTATGACTCCTTCTGCCAAGGCTTTCCCACCCGTGTGCTGATTCTCGCTTTCACCTGTGGACTCAATCTGAATTAGGCGCAGCCTCTTTATACTGACCACGCTGTGTAAAGGAAACAAGGGCCCTTAAGACAGATATCAGTTACATTTGTTGTTAGTTAAGTCCCTTTAGAAGGGAAAAAGAGACCTTGATGTCAAGGAGAATTAGGCCCGACATGTTCTACCCTTTCCATCATGACGTATCTTTAGCACCTCACTTTGACCTTTTCTGAGGCCGACATTTAGGGAGAAGTTGCCTAATtctctgcttttattttgttttgtctcaTTTCCCAACCACTGGGGTAAAACAAGGGCCTTAAAATGGTTGTAAAGGAGACTTGTTTGTcaacctctgcagctgcaccaatgcaagcaGAACATCTTGTCTGAAATACACCCATTGAGGCCTGCGATCGGTCATGGCCCTTCTTGAAACACTGGAAATACATTCTTTCTGCTCTGTAGTATTACTTCTGTAACTGTGTACTGCCAATTTCATTTGCATTAAAAACTCTGCTGCATCATAATATCGGTCTCCTGGTTCTCCTTGTTCCTCCCTCCTTGCTTAAAGAATCACAAAATTCCTCCCTGTGGAACCGGTAGCACTGAGCACCATTCTCCACTTGCAATTTTCAAAGATCTGGAGTGATAGGGGAATCCAGAGTTGTAGTGGCTGATAGCTTTCTGCAGGCCCTGAGTACCAGGGTGCAGTTCCTCCCTGTATTACCTATTTTAGCAAAGAGTTTTTTCCTGGAAAACATAGACCCATTTTTCACTTCAAGAATATAAGTTTTTCCTTTGGTATCAAAGGAAGACTAACCATATGGTTCGTGAGTgagcatctgggtgagtcactgaAGGACAGTGACCCTGGTTTTTGTATGTGTCACCTGGCCTCAGTggctcacagctgagaataccagattcaggacaaactgttgAGGGATATGGCAGACTCACCTCACGCTTGGTGGTTATTCTGACGTTAGATCCCAAGCTaataaaaaagtaaatttctgtcTCAATACAGTGGTTAACAAGAATTCAAAAATGCAGTCTCCAGCCCTTTATTTCACCACCCCAACACTTTATGATGACTGATTATTAAAAACCTATTTCATCATATAGAAGATTCTGCTTAACCTAAGAGATCAGACACAATAGCCAGGCCACTATCTAACTCAGATCTAAGGCAGTCCCCCCACCTATGGGAGCAGCAGAGTCAGCACtgtgaggtgggggcagcacgcagagacccctattccttccccaggggctgccgGGATATGCTGGCTACTTCCTGGAAGTGGTGCGGggccaggggaggcagggagcctgcctcaaACCCACTGCGCCACCTACCGGGAACTGCCTGACCTAAGGCCagtcagagcccacaccccttgtCCCCCCTGCACTCCTGCAAAAAAAGAGACCTTGATGTCAAGGAGAATTAGGCCCGACATGTTCTACCCTTTCCATCAAGACGTATCTTTAGCAACTCACTTTGACCTTTTCTGAGGCCGACATTTAGGGAGAAGTTGCCTAATtctctgcttttattttgttttgtctcatttcccaaccactgggctaaaacaAGGGCCTTAAAATGGTTGTAAAGGAGACTTGTTTGTcaacctctgcagctgcaccaatgcaagcaGAACATCTTGTCTGAAATACACCCATTGAGGCCTGCGATCGGTCATGGCCCTTCTTGAAACACTGGAAATACATTCTTTCTGCTCTGTAGTATTACTTCTGTAACTGTGTACTGCCAATTTCATTTGCATTAAAAACTCTGCTGCATCATAATATCGGTCTCCTGGTTCTCCTTGTTCCTCCCTCCTtgcttaaaaatcacaaaattccTCCCTGTGGAACCGGTAGCACTGAGCACTTCTCCACTTGCCAATTTTCAAAGATCTGGAGTGATAGGGGAATCTAGAGTTGTAGTGGCTGATAGCTTTCTGCAGGCCCTGAGTACCAGGGTGCAGTTCCTCCCTGTATTACCTATTTTAGCAAAGAGTTTTTTCCTGGAAAACATAGGCCCATTTTTCACTTCAAGAATATAAGTTTTTCCTTTGGTATCAAGAAGACTAACCATATGGTTCGTGGTgagcatctgggtgagtcactgaAGGACAGTGACCCTGGTTTTTTGTATGTGTCACCTGGCCTCAGTggctcacagctgagaataccagattcaggacaaactgttgAGGGATATGGCAGACTCACCtcacgctggtggttattctgaCGTTAGATCCCAAGCTAGtaaaaaagtaaatttctgtcTCAATACAGTGGTTAACAAGAATTCAAAAATGCAGTCTCCAGCCCTTATTTCACCACCCCAACACTTTATGATGACTGATTATTAAAAACCTATTTCATCATATAGAAGATTCTGCTTAACCTAAGAGATCAGACACATAGCCAGGCCACTATCTAACTCAGATCTAAGGCAGTCCCCCACCTATGGGAGCAGCAGAGTCAGCAactggaggtgggggcagcacgcagagacccctattccttccccaggggctgccgGGATATGCTGGCTACTTCCTGGAAGTGGTGCGGggccaggggaggcagggagcctgcctcaaACCCACTGCGCCACCTACCGGGAACTGCCTGACCTAAGGCCagtcagagcccacaccccttgtCCCCCTGCACTCCTGCTACAGGCCAGACCCCTCTCCTGCACGGaacccccccctacacacacagtcCAGTGAACCCTCCTGCACACACACTGCCTTCCAGTGCTTGTACCCCgcatcccttctgcaccccaggcccctgccccaggtttagttctttcccacactccaatcccctcggccgcagcccagagccagcactcgctcccgcaccccaacttcCAAGCTCAGCCCCGTGAAAGTGAGTGAAAGTAAGGGAaagcaagtgatggagggaggggggatggagtagggccacccagaggattcagggggcctggggtattcagcagcaggggccccccactTCAGCTATAATTCGGCGGCACGAGAATTTTCCGGGGCCTCCAGAGTCAGTGAAGGactccgctccaggggccctgaaaaactcttgtataggcccctgcggggctcgggccctggggcaaattccccacttgcccccccccccccgggtggccctgggatGGAGTGAACGTGGTTGGGCTGCAGAGAAGGAGTGAAGTGGGGGATGGagtcttggggaaggggcagaggtgagACAACAGTGTTAGGATTTGGTTGACTGgatagttggcaaccctatcaggAGCCCTCAGAGAAAACAAAACCCCATTTCCATCATCACCGCTCCTCCCGGCGCTAAGGATAAATGTAAAAACCAACGTATCTCTGGCATGTCATTTGAGAGCATTTTGAAGAATAAACTCTCCAACAGAGACTCTGCGGAAACATAATTATGGAGTCAGTAGCCGTCTCTGAATATTTCTCCTTTTTCCAGGAcatttttctcttctcctctAATGGAATGTCCAGTGACTTGTAGCATGAAGCATTCATCTGGAAAGTTGTCTTTTAAGGCAACCTACTGGACGGGGGGTTAAATTCAACTGAGTCAGCTCCTTGACATGAGCTTTGAACTTACTTTGCAATGGTGGAGCTGTAGGGCAATGGGGCAGAAATAGATCAGCCTCATATTgagatttttttatttcattgcaCCAATATAACTCCATGAAATTAATCTTCTTCTCATTCTTTGCCCTGATGTGTTCATCAACTGGTCAGCAGCAATCTCCACTCCTTGCTGAAATGACATGACCAAAAGATGTTTTCACAAGTATGTTGCAAAcacaccttttcttttctttaaattggaAGGCCTAGGAAATCTGGACCTGTGAATTCCAGGGAGAGCATTTCAAACAAGAATTCAGACCTAAGAGAATTGCACCGGGGCTAAATAAGACAATAGTTCAATGATCTGACTTCCGGATGGAGCTAAGCCAACCTCTTTCCAAAGGAGCCATCGATTTTATATAAAAAGCCCATTTTTCTGATAGTGCTGAGTACtcaaaagtcccactgaagcaaaCCGGAGCGGTTCACGCTCAACATTtattttataacaggctacaagGTTTCCTGAGTTGTGCGCCAACACTGGAGGTATCCAAACCTGGACGACACTTTTGGCCAAACAATGTCAAAGCCTTTGGCAATATGAAAAGATAACGAAAGGTACGAGCAATTAAATTAGAAGACCAGTAGTATGAGGTAGTATATATTTGAATTTGGAATAAAGGGGAGTTGAAACTTGtcaaaataaagaataaagaaGGAAAGCAGAGTAGCAAGACTAGATTTCCCCTGGTTTCATGAAAGGCCGTGTCCTATCAGCAGCTCCAAACTGATGTATTTCTCACACAGTTCTCTTGCATCTTTATTGCAGTTGCAGAGTTTGACAATCAAATCTGTCTGCCACCTGTTCTTCCCTCCTGCGTGACTGGAGCAACTTCATCCCTTTGTGTGACCTGACTTAGCTCCTAGACCTTAAGCACATGATTTCCAGTACAGATACATAATTATCTGTACAATGATCTGATAATTAAACATTATCTGTCCGTACActttgcaatgattatgatgaccagcgGGCTCTCGGCTCTGGGCACAGCCCTCACATAGCACCTGTTGTAAACTTAACCTGTACACATCCAGCTGCAGGGTATCCCTGTAAAAACGCCATGCAATTCTGTGTCTGCTGAAGGCCTTGGGTCACACCTCACCCCTTGCACTCCCTCTGTTACTGGCTAATCTGCATGCGTCAGCTTGGAACCCTCTTGCCCAGACAGTGCCTCTGCCACCACATTTCCTTTGCCTTTAATATGGACAATTTCCATATCATATTCCTGCAGCGCTGTGCTCCAGGGCATCAGTCTGGAGTTGGTAACTTTTCTGCCGTGTAGCCGTACCAAAGGAGGACAATCTGTAAGGgtctcccttggaagcttgtTCCAATACTCAACTATTGTTACAGTTAGCAAGGTTTCCCTAATATgtcacctaaatctcccttgatgcagGTTAAGGTTGTGCCATCGGATGTCACCAGTGTGGTGCTTGTAGTAAGAGGAGgtcctaagatataaaccttggtatcagaggcctggtatgaggcctgaggcctaaactaaagtaatggtcaagactttgctaacataaagcaaagtcaaggtgtgagccagaggtaggccctgctcacagaagctggcacgaaaagggctgatgctgcataaacatatattcacctagcataaacacagcactagaacacactatactgaaacattccatagataataggagaacaggctggcccatcccaatgacaggggcaaaagggtaaaatgatggatagagttgttttgttcgaaccaacatgtacaaggtagaaggcggtgccttaatacgtagaaaggttgtaacctgctacgtagaaaggttgcacttcaatacgtcaggtgtgatgtgtaacttgtttgtatctgtgtataagaatgcattcctggggaggtgccttttgtccagcctagggggcagtggaaatcccgccactgactgagctgagtccattgtcagggagtacatatgtactggctagctgtatTGTAGCAGCACCTTGCACTACGTTTGCCGGGGAGCTGGAGGCTGTACttttttcgacaataaacctggccgacgtgccttcgtaccttactagactttgtggttattgggggttcttatcgggtctgctgggtcagctatcttcgaagagctggggcagcacacagagggaacacacgcacgcagctgagtgatatcaacattggagagagcagagcaccacaccggtacagcTCTGACAACAGTGCTTTGCTCTTGTCCAATGTTGATAACAGTTggtttcgtgtgtgtgtgttccctctgtgtgctgcctggcTCTGCAGATCACTGGCACAGCAGGCTCTGAGAAACCCCCAATGATCACAGACTCtgataaggtatgaaggcacccagccaggtttattaaCAAATGAAGCACATGATACTTCCCAGCAGACTCTACTGGACATACTACAAATATGTGCCGCATGCCAagggaccggctcagtcagtggcaggactctcCACTGTCCCCTCGGCGAGACAAAGATAtccactcagggatgcattcttacacACAGGTACAaccaagttacacatcactcctgacgtatggaGGTACAACCTCTCTCCGGGTTGGGGTGCTGCCTCTCTGCTGGTACATGTTGGTTGGAACAAACAACTCattccatcatattacccttttgatCCTGTCTTTTAGTATGGGTCACCCTGTTCCTTATTATCTCTGAGGAATGCGTTCGTAGGGGACGGTGCTGGTGCCATCCTGGCCCATGTTTATCCTATTAGCGCTTGATACCCTTTAGATATGTGTATATGTCCAATTAGCAGCCTTCTTGCCAACttttgtgagcagggcctgcctgtgGCTCacagagggtgaccagacagcaaaggggaaaaatcaggatgggggtggggggtaagaggaccctatataagaaaaagacccaaaaatcaggactgtccctataaaatcaggacatctggtcaccctaggctcacAGCTGAACTTTGCTTTTTGTTAGCAAACTCTTGACAATTCCTTTGGCTCaggctcaggcctctgataccagaTCACTCATACCAGGGGTTCATGATTctgggcctcatcttactacaggttGTATTGTCCGGGAGAGGGCTGAGCAGTACAGGACAtccatttctggggggaaatataAGACTGGGTCTGTGCTGGCGTCACCCTGCAGTATGAACAAGGCTGGTAGGAGCTGagctgtgcctggctgcagatCACACGCACACCAAGCTGGAAGCGACTGACGTGCTGGAGCCTGTTGGGGAGCAGCGCAGGACTGGAGGCTACAGAAGCAAAGCAGGGTgcagggcaccccaggttagagcccgggtgacacagctactcactaGTCTAGACTGtgccctgggtctgtcacactctcGCGGCTTTGTCCTGTTCAGGTACCGTTACAATAGGAGACACCCAGGGGCTTTCTGACTCAGTGATTACCCCCGTTTCACGCAGGCTTTGCACCTCCTCCGGAACTTGTTTCTGCATTTCCCCTTCAGCCGGGGATGCTCTGctaggagcagggcggggccctgAGGTTTGCCTGGAGTCTGCAATCTTGGCAGTTAAACCTGGCGAGGAAAATCCCTGTTTGTGGTGCTTCGAAAGGGCCGGCGTTTCCTGCTTTGGAGGTGGATCTAAACCCACCCTGAACTCACGGCTTTCCAGGGGATTCTCTGCCCTGCTCTCCCTGACCAAATCTATTTAAACGGACACAGAATGTTTCAACAAATCAAATTTACTGCCATCTCCCTTTGAGAGTAAGTTTTATTTTATTGATATGCACAGTTTGCACCGTTCCTCTGCCGCTGGGCTTCCTTACATCAGATGTGACGACCTTCACCCCTTCAGTCACCTCAAAAGGTCCTTCCTATAATCCTGCCTTTTGTTTCCCCTCACTGGGGTCGGCACTAACACCAAATCGGCAGTGTCAAACCACCTTTCTCCAGTTCGCCAATCGTATGAAACGTGCTGATTCCCTGACCT
Proteins encoded:
- the LOC123350405 gene encoding claw keratin-like; this encodes MTCSSLCYPECGVARPCPVTGTCNEPCVRQCQDSEVIIRPSPVVVTLPGPILSNFPQHSAVGAAGAPVVGPGYGGSFGWGGLHGYGGHYGGLYGLGGYGGYGGRYGYGGLCGYGGYCGYPGGYGYGGLCGYGGYCGYPGFCGYGGLWGYGGYGRRYLGGYCGSC